In Alteribacillus bidgolensis, a genomic segment contains:
- the resA gene encoding thiol-disulfide oxidoreductase ResA, with protein MNKKRRRLYIRSSILGVLAVLIGYVLYSNFTGEDTLVKEGETAPNFELRTLEGGTVELEDYRGQGVFLNFWGTYCPPCEEEFPYIENQYMEYQEKGVEVLAVNVGESDLAVERFVDRHNLSFPILMDEQKAVLDRYGVGPLPSTFLINEEGEIIDILTGGMTEEDIQEYMERIKPS; from the coding sequence ATGAATAAAAAACGCCGCCGTCTATACATCCGTTCTAGTATCTTGGGAGTACTTGCGGTGCTCATCGGTTACGTGCTCTATTCTAACTTTACCGGTGAAGACACTTTGGTAAAAGAAGGAGAGACCGCTCCGAACTTTGAATTGCGGACACTCGAAGGAGGAACTGTAGAATTAGAAGATTACCGTGGGCAGGGTGTCTTTTTAAACTTTTGGGGAACCTACTGTCCGCCTTGTGAAGAAGAATTTCCTTATATTGAAAATCAGTATATGGAGTATCAAGAAAAAGGGGTGGAAGTGCTAGCTGTCAATGTTGGGGAATCCGATCTCGCAGTAGAACGTTTTGTCGATCGACACAACTTATCCTTCCCGATTCTAATGGATGAACAGAAAGCGGTACTTGACAGATATGGGGTAGGCCCATTACCCTCTACTTTTCTGATCAATGAAGAGGGAGAAATCATCGATATTCTGACAGGCGGTATGACAGAAGAAGATATCCAAGAATATATGGAACGGATAAAGCCTTCCTAA
- a CDS encoding cytochrome c biogenesis CcdA family protein yields MSDITIWLALGAGILSFLSPCVLPLVPAYLAQLTGTSIADDAIQADQRLIILRSFGFILGITIIFMLLGASSTFVGQLFSQYNNLVAQLGGIIIVLFGLQMTGLLTIRHLMSEKRIRSKLKKANSFGGSILFGLLFAAGWSPCVGLVLGSILALAGQSETMVTGMGMLFVYSMGLGLPFLLVAIFYSKSLHKLRRFHKLMPRIQKAGGVVMIIMGVMLFFGYFQMISSYLAQFIPWNI; encoded by the coding sequence ATGAGTGACATAACGATTTGGCTGGCATTAGGGGCGGGGATTCTTTCGTTTTTATCGCCATGTGTTCTTCCGCTCGTTCCTGCTTATTTAGCACAGTTGACCGGCACTTCGATAGCAGATGACGCCATTCAAGCAGACCAGCGTCTCATTATTCTACGAAGCTTCGGTTTCATTTTAGGTATAACCATTATTTTTATGCTTCTTGGTGCCTCTTCCACGTTTGTCGGCCAGTTGTTCAGTCAATACAACAACCTGGTGGCGCAACTCGGAGGAATTATTATCGTTCTCTTTGGACTGCAAATGACCGGCTTGTTAACGATTCGACATTTAATGTCCGAGAAAAGGATTCGCTCCAAACTAAAGAAAGCCAACAGTTTTGGAGGTTCTATCTTATTTGGCCTTCTTTTTGCCGCAGGCTGGTCCCCTTGTGTTGGTTTAGTCCTTGGCTCGATTCTCGCGTTAGCCGGTCAAAGTGAAACAATGGTCACAGGGATGGGAATGCTTTTCGTTTATTCGATGGGATTAGGTCTGCCTTTTTTGCTCGTGGCTATTTTTTACTCCAAGTCCCTGCATAAACTGAGGCGTTTTCATAAGCTTATGCCCCGTATTCAGAAAGCTGGTGGAGTGGTTATGATCATTATGGGCGTCATGCTTTTCTTTGGGTATTTTCAAATGATCTCCAGCTATTTGGCTCAATTTATTCCCTGGAATATTTAA
- a CDS encoding HD domain-containing protein, with protein MHNIIIPDSKVAKDATQLVYEISPEFLYNHCLRTYAFGDALGKKYGFKYDQELFYLASVLHDIGLTEHVCCKHSFEYEGADHAEEFLRSHSFSQDKIDVVREAIILHTSEIAEEKQPEIALVHFGAGMDVVGLRIEDISEETFNFIIETYPRLGFKKSMIELIKYDSNLKNAQQQPNNLSSSMLRMGFVDWVMNAPFKE; from the coding sequence ATGCATAACATTATTATTCCTGATAGTAAAGTAGCAAAGGACGCAACTCAATTAGTTTACGAGATTTCTCCGGAATTTCTTTATAATCATTGTTTACGAACATATGCTTTTGGTGATGCTTTGGGAAAAAAATATGGATTCAAATATGATCAGGAGTTATTCTATCTCGCTTCTGTCTTACATGATATTGGTCTTACAGAGCATGTTTGTTGTAAACATTCATTTGAATATGAAGGTGCTGATCATGCTGAGGAGTTCCTTCGCTCTCACAGTTTTTCCCAAGACAAAATTGATGTGGTACGTGAAGCTATTATTCTGCATACATCGGAAATTGCTGAAGAAAAACAGCCAGAAATTGCTTTAGTTCATTTCGGAGCAGGAATGGATGTAGTTGGGTTACGTATAGAAGATATTTCGGAGGAAACATTTAATTTCATAATTGAAACCTATCCTCGATTAGGTTTCAAAAAATCTATGATTGAACTCATTAAATATGATTCTAATCTTAAAAATGCTCAGCAACAACCAAATAATTTGAGTTCTTCTATGCTTCGTATGGGTTTTGTAGATTGGGTTATGAATGCCCCTTTTAAAGAATAG
- a CDS encoding F510_1955 family glycosylhydrolase, producing the protein MKKFNSPKKNTLKHYKWPLFIFTASIFLLSGCNGNADSIDSEDIEFPHMHGIGFTEDGKQAYVPAHDGLRVLEDGEWRMAEGERHDYMGFSMVDDGFYSSGHPSVSSDLSNPFGIIKSTDNGKSLEILDLYEEIDFHHMDVGYNTHAIYVFNPESNSRMEAPGLYYSTDETETWERSALQGIQEEMTSLAAHPTKEEVLAIGTKSDVYLSEDFGDMFEPLGVDTRITAVSFGHDGSLFAAGTGESVQLLQIDPETRNIDEWQLPELETDNSILYIAQNPAEENTVVIVTEQKDIYYTEDSGETWDMLAEKGESTL; encoded by the coding sequence ATGAAAAAATTTAATTCTCCTAAAAAAAATACGTTGAAACATTATAAATGGCCCTTGTTCATCTTTACCGCTTCTATTTTTCTTTTGAGCGGATGTAATGGTAATGCCGACAGCATTGATAGTGAGGATATTGAATTCCCTCATATGCACGGGATAGGTTTTACTGAAGATGGTAAACAGGCTTATGTTCCCGCTCATGACGGACTTCGAGTATTGGAGGACGGTGAATGGAGAATGGCAGAAGGAGAAAGACATGACTATATGGGATTTTCCATGGTCGATGATGGATTTTACAGCAGTGGACACCCATCGGTAAGCTCAGATTTGAGCAATCCTTTTGGTATTATCAAAAGCACGGATAACGGGAAATCCCTGGAGATATTAGACCTGTACGAAGAAATTGATTTTCATCATATGGATGTGGGATACAACACCCATGCCATCTATGTGTTTAACCCCGAATCCAACTCCAGAATGGAGGCCCCTGGTCTTTATTACAGCACCGATGAAACCGAAACATGGGAGCGTTCTGCCCTACAGGGAATCCAAGAAGAAATGACCAGTCTCGCCGCCCATCCAACAAAGGAAGAAGTCCTCGCCATTGGTACGAAAAGTGATGTCTACTTGTCTGAGGATTTTGGCGATATGTTTGAACCGCTGGGAGTGGATACAAGAATTACAGCTGTTTCGTTTGGTCATGACGGAAGCCTATTTGCAGCCGGAACGGGGGAGAGTGTGCAATTGCTACAGATAGATCCAGAAACGAGAAATATCGATGAATGGCAGCTTCCAGAGCTAGAAACAGATAATTCTATTTTGTATATTGCTCAGAATCCTGCTGAGGAAAATACGGTCGTGATTGTGACCGAGCAAAAAGACATTTATTATACGGAAGATAGCGGAGAAACTTGGGACATGTTAGCGGAAAAAGGAGAAAGCACTCTATAA
- a CDS encoding PCYCGC motif-containing (lipo)protein: MTKKRLALLMTFLFVLTGCSGIQQQDSSHNSHNNEPSSLTYELGSDNWEAVTTNTDSLETLEAYQFAVEHPEVLDYIPCYCGCYEEAGHESNKNCFVDEREGTTVQLDTMGFGUQICVDIAREAKSEFEKGTPLPEIRNLIDSKYEGGAAPATPTPKPEKADI, translated from the coding sequence ATGACGAAAAAAAGACTTGCTCTTTTGATGACTTTTCTGTTCGTGCTTACTGGGTGCTCCGGAATTCAGCAGCAAGACAGCTCACATAATAGTCATAACAATGAACCCTCTTCCTTAACCTATGAACTAGGAAGTGATAATTGGGAAGCTGTCACCACAAATACGGATAGCCTTGAAACCTTAGAAGCTTATCAATTTGCCGTAGAACATCCAGAGGTCCTTGATTACATCCCTTGTTATTGCGGCTGTTACGAAGAAGCAGGGCACGAAAGCAATAAAAATTGCTTTGTCGATGAAAGAGAGGGGACAACGGTACAACTTGATACAATGGGATTTGGCTGACAAATTTGCGTAGACATAGCCCGTGAGGCTAAATCCGAATTCGAAAAAGGAACCCCACTACCTGAAATTCGAAACTTGATTGATTCCAAATATGAGGGTGGTGCCGCTCCAGCAACACCAACACCGAAACCTGAAAAGGCAGACATATAA
- a CDS encoding response regulator transcription factor, translating into MGQYSILVVDDEWNMRNLLRVYLGQEDFQITEAANGEEAFAKLASQAFDLVILDLMMPGVDGWEVCARIRQTSQVPILMLTARTETKDKVQGLNLGADDYLTKPFEPEELVARVNALLRRVSIDYSEHTSSDILTFQDITIDPEKREVFVHDQVVDLTPKEFDLLYVLAKRPGRVFAREVLLNQVWGDDYFGDLRTVDTHVKKIREKVRKAGAASNPIETVWGVGYKAKEKESGK; encoded by the coding sequence ATGGGCCAATACAGCATATTGGTGGTTGATGATGAATGGAACATGAGAAACCTGCTTCGTGTATACCTTGGCCAAGAAGATTTTCAGATCACCGAAGCGGCAAATGGGGAAGAAGCATTTGCAAAACTTGCTTCCCAAGCCTTTGATTTGGTGATCTTGGATCTCATGATGCCTGGAGTCGACGGTTGGGAAGTCTGTGCGCGTATCCGCCAAACGAGCCAGGTTCCGATTCTCATGTTAACCGCCCGTACAGAGACAAAAGACAAAGTTCAGGGATTAAATCTGGGAGCCGATGATTATCTTACAAAGCCTTTCGAACCAGAAGAATTGGTTGCCCGGGTGAATGCCTTGTTAAGAAGGGTTTCTATTGACTATTCTGAACATACCTCATCCGATATCCTTACTTTTCAGGATATCACGATTGACCCGGAAAAGCGTGAAGTATTTGTCCATGACCAAGTAGTGGATCTTACACCAAAAGAGTTTGACCTGTTATATGTGTTGGCGAAACGTCCAGGTCGGGTGTTTGCTCGGGAAGTTCTTTTGAATCAGGTGTGGGGAGACGATTATTTCGGCGATTTACGGACGGTTGATACCCATGTAAAAAAGATACGGGAAAAAGTAAGAAAAGCCGGCGCAGCTTCTAATCCGATTGAAACCGTATGGGGTGTGGGATATAAAGCCAAGGAGAAGGAATCAGGAAAATGA
- a CDS encoding tyrosine-type recombinase/integrase gives MLLSEAWEKYQLDKKIEGYSALTIKTYCFQYNLLLRYFGNIDMNEFTTEKLKGYLVDAGGHLKPSSLGHRVRSIRSLFKWTYDEGFISKNPAAKLKEPKLGKRIPKFLSELEIEHLREACHTTMENAVFEFFYSTGCRIGEVVKLNRDDINFSTNSVIVHGKGDKEREVYFNTRCSLWLKRYLDERDDEDQCLFITDRRPKRRMSIDLMRYIIKRISSRAGIKKNIHPHQLRHSYATHMINNGAPLEVIQSLLGHEKSETTKIYAQLSGKLRQDFYSKYF, from the coding sequence ATGTTATTATCTGAAGCTTGGGAGAAATATCAACTAGATAAGAAGATTGAGGGATACTCAGCATTAACAATAAAAACATATTGCTTTCAGTATAATTTGTTATTACGATATTTTGGTAATATTGACATGAATGAATTTACGACAGAAAAATTAAAAGGTTATTTAGTCGATGCGGGAGGACATTTAAAGCCTTCTAGTCTGGGACATAGAGTTCGTAGTATTCGATCCCTATTTAAATGGACATATGATGAAGGCTTCATTTCTAAAAATCCTGCAGCTAAACTGAAGGAACCAAAACTAGGAAAACGAATTCCTAAATTCCTCTCTGAACTCGAAATTGAGCACCTGAGGGAAGCGTGCCATACCACGATGGAAAATGCGGTATTTGAGTTTTTTTATTCTACCGGCTGTCGTATTGGAGAAGTTGTAAAACTAAATCGTGATGATATTAACTTCTCTACGAATTCCGTTATTGTACATGGAAAAGGTGATAAAGAAAGAGAAGTGTACTTTAATACTCGTTGTTCTTTGTGGTTGAAAAGATATTTAGATGAACGAGATGATGAAGATCAATGTTTGTTTATCACTGATAGAAGGCCAAAGAGGCGAATGAGTATTGATCTTATGAGATATATCATTAAGCGTATATCTAGTCGAGCAGGAATTAAAAAGAACATTCATCCACACCAATTAAGACACAGTTATGCGACACATATGATCAACAATGGAGCCCCACTTGAAGTGATCCAGAGCTTACTTGGTCACGAGAAGAGTGAAACTACAAAAATATATGCTCAGCTAAGTGGAAAGCTGAGACAAGATTTCTATAGCAAATACTTTTAA
- a CDS encoding conjugal transfer protein — protein MIKVHLFKYFVVPVKSDGEGFVVHQLPYFVAEPKKPDIAVDTEEDRDDAEHDPELEEEITSFLDTFFLGYTEGSTQELSYYTDGLELQTLDDVLQFEEIEEIDIYEEDEQYKVHADVIMSEANSQTKMLYPFSMELMKVEGRWIVADFPFTLGK, from the coding sequence ATGATAAAGGTTCATTTATTTAAATATTTCGTGGTTCCCGTGAAAAGTGATGGAGAAGGTTTTGTTGTTCATCAATTACCTTATTTTGTGGCCGAACCAAAGAAACCAGATATTGCAGTAGATACAGAAGAAGACAGAGATGATGCTGAACATGATCCAGAACTAGAAGAAGAGATTACGAGCTTCTTAGATACCTTCTTTTTAGGTTACACCGAAGGAAGTACACAAGAGCTCTCCTATTATACGGATGGACTTGAATTGCAAACGTTAGATGATGTATTGCAATTTGAAGAGATAGAAGAGATTGATATATATGAGGAGGATGAGCAGTATAAGGTACATGCCGATGTGATCATGTCTGAAGCAAACAGCCAAACGAAAATGTTATACCCTTTCTCCATGGAATTGATGAAAGTGGAAGGACGTTGGATAGTTGCTGATTTTCCATTCACCTTAGGAAAATAA
- a CDS encoding TetR/AcrR family transcriptional regulator, whose amino-acid sequence MRKGEQTRRHIVQKSAELFNQKGYAGCSMNDIMEATGLQKGGIYRNFKSKDEIALEAFDYAIDTVNQHFSEAMLHANTALEKIGSFFDVYEDVINNPPVKGGCPLLNTAVDSDDTNPLLRKKALVVFHTFLNIIEEIIEEGIQNRELNPDIDTKAVASFIVAILEGSIMTSKLERDNKHVSYSKQQVLRYLLML is encoded by the coding sequence ATGCGAAAAGGTGAGCAAACACGGAGACACATTGTCCAAAAATCAGCAGAGTTGTTTAATCAGAAGGGGTATGCTGGCTGTTCAATGAATGACATTATGGAGGCTACAGGTCTACAAAAGGGTGGAATTTACCGCAATTTTAAAAGTAAAGATGAGATTGCTTTAGAGGCGTTTGATTACGCTATTGACACTGTCAATCAACACTTTTCTGAAGCGATGCTTCATGCTAATACAGCGTTAGAAAAAATTGGTTCTTTTTTTGATGTGTATGAAGATGTGATAAATAATCCACCAGTAAAAGGGGGATGTCCGTTACTGAATACTGCCGTAGACAGTGATGATACGAATCCACTGTTAAGGAAAAAAGCACTTGTAGTTTTCCATACATTTCTCAACATTATTGAAGAGATTATAGAAGAAGGTATTCAAAACAGAGAGTTAAATCCTGATATCGATACAAAGGCGGTGGCTTCCTTTATTGTTGCAATTCTTGAGGGAAGTATTATGACTAGTAAACTAGAAAGAGATAATAAACACGTTTCTTACAGTAAGCAGCAGGTACTGCGTTATTTACTTATGCTATAA
- a CDS encoding SHOCT domain-containing protein codes for MMSMMSGGMIIYNLLAIVLVGFLIYGLLSLLIKPFEKKKDSSLELLRERFATGEIDEEEYQRRKEFLKKEKD; via the coding sequence ATGATGTCGATGATGAGTGGCGGAATGATCATATATAATTTGCTTGCTATTGTGCTGGTCGGGTTTCTAATTTATGGGCTATTGAGTCTACTGATAAAACCGTTTGAAAAGAAAAAAGATTCCTCCCTCGAACTCCTTCGAGAACGTTTCGCTACAGGGGAAATTGATGAAGAAGAGTACCAACGGAGAAAAGAGTTCTTAAAAAAAGAAAAGGATTAA
- a CDS encoding class I SAM-dependent methyltransferase, which translates to MSTWFSKLYDPFMSPLEKKRFGAVRNRLVSQQQGVILEMGSGTGVNFGYYQQAEKVVAVEPDPGMRKQSTDKAEKAKVPVELVAASGESLPFEENMFDAAVGTLVLCTIPEPTRALQEIRRVCKPDAPLLFFEHVRTKWNKDYWYRKTFSGYFSYD; encoded by the coding sequence ATGAGTACATGGTTTTCGAAATTATATGATCCGTTCATGAGTCCGCTTGAAAAAAAGCGATTCGGTGCGGTTCGCAACCGTCTTGTTTCCCAGCAACAGGGAGTTATTCTTGAAATGGGGTCGGGAACAGGAGTGAATTTTGGCTACTATCAACAAGCAGAAAAGGTTGTTGCTGTCGAGCCAGATCCGGGGATGAGAAAACAGTCAACCGACAAGGCTGAAAAAGCCAAAGTACCGGTGGAACTAGTAGCAGCCTCGGGAGAATCTCTACCATTTGAAGAAAATATGTTTGATGCTGCTGTTGGAACACTGGTTCTGTGTACGATTCCTGAACCGACCCGTGCTCTTCAGGAGATCCGTCGTGTCTGTAAGCCAGATGCCCCGCTTCTATTTTTTGAGCATGTGCGAACAAAGTGGAATAAAGATTACTGGTATAGAAAAACATTTTCAGGATATTTTTCTTATGATTAG
- a CDS encoding DUF3231 family protein, which produces MGSSNRVPITSSELANLWMTYQEKTMMLRVLEHFLEHSDNEETQMLHSYYNGATKTVEKIKSILQQEGAVIPLGFTESDVNKGVPKLYDTLYDIMYLHLMTKVEMSLFALFTGMSYRKDIEDFFIGLTAESQSINSKSTQFLLEKGVLVRPPYVSMPKQVNFVQDKHYMDGIQWFSETRSLNTVEVSLIHHAIETNLVGMQLMIGFAQVAANKEVQNYLVKGMKLSKKVEVDLGEFLRQSYIEPPATHAGKATASKTAPFSDKLMMYNTGLLASFGLGSNALGGGFSLRSDLPAKMALLTKDIFTFAQDGGKIMIKNGWMEEPPQIEDRNQLTK; this is translated from the coding sequence ATGGGGAGTTCAAACCGAGTACCAATTACATCTTCAGAATTAGCGAACTTGTGGATGACTTATCAAGAAAAAACTATGATGCTTAGAGTATTGGAGCACTTTTTAGAGCACTCCGATAATGAAGAAACACAAATGTTACATTCTTATTATAATGGTGCAACCAAAACCGTTGAAAAGATCAAAAGTATTTTGCAGCAAGAAGGGGCAGTAATTCCTTTGGGTTTTACAGAAAGCGATGTAAATAAAGGTGTTCCGAAGTTATATGATACTTTGTACGATATCATGTATTTGCATTTGATGACAAAAGTGGAAATGAGTCTATTTGCGCTATTTACCGGCATGTCTTACCGAAAGGATATTGAAGATTTTTTTATAGGTTTAACAGCAGAATCCCAATCGATAAACAGTAAATCAACTCAATTCCTTTTAGAAAAGGGAGTGCTTGTAAGGCCGCCTTACGTATCAATGCCAAAACAGGTTAATTTTGTACAGGATAAACATTATATGGATGGAATTCAATGGTTCAGTGAGACGAGATCTCTAAATACAGTTGAAGTTTCTCTTATTCATCATGCGATTGAAACAAACCTTGTAGGTATGCAATTAATGATTGGTTTTGCTCAAGTTGCTGCTAATAAAGAAGTTCAAAATTATCTTGTGAAAGGAATGAAATTGTCAAAAAAAGTTGAAGTTGATTTAGGTGAATTTTTGCGTCAAAGTTATATTGAGCCCCCAGCCACTCATGCTGGTAAAGCAACAGCGTCAAAAACGGCTCCATTTTCTGACAAATTGATGATGTACAACACCGGTTTGTTAGCTTCATTTGGACTCGGAAGTAATGCCTTAGGCGGTGGATTTAGCTTGCGAAGTGACTTGCCGGCAAAAATGGCATTGCTTACAAAGGATATTTTTACTTTTGCTCAAGATGGCGGAAAAATTATGATCAAAAATGGCTGGATGGAAGAACCGCCACAAATAGAAGATCGCAATCAACTAACTAAATAA
- a CDS encoding sensor histidine kinase yields MRWNRISIKMGASIIFLLLTILLPLGFVIDQVVYGFYVDEEKQEMEKLSSRYASAIAHSNNRMMVQMVTTMADFSQIPLYVTDEEGQIIANAGVPGITVGSSISEEDLVALSGGETITKEYKAGEGGEKFLVSGQAMESENTFMGGVFVLSSVESIDQSIQRIRLMLTLSGVGVFFLALGLTLVLSRKLSDPLVHMERATRHIAKGDLKTRVHVSTRDETGSLAQAINDLAVDLQRYQDSRREFFANVSHELRTPITYLGGYARIVNKGLYESEEEKEKYLAIMQKEATRLKRMIEDLFDLAKMEEGKVDLEMEAIDIKEVLENVVERMQLRAEEKGIDMISTLENNVPFLYGDGMRMEQIFYNLLENALRYTEDGTVTVDLKLECQERVLISIEDTGIGIPAEEQPYIFERFYRVEKSRARKYGGTGLGLAITKELIELQGGSIAVSSQEGKGTRFDIRFPIIPDEKEEQT; encoded by the coding sequence ATGAGATGGAATCGGATATCCATAAAAATGGGAGCATCGATCATTTTTTTGCTGCTCACGATTCTACTGCCTCTTGGGTTTGTTATCGACCAAGTGGTCTATGGTTTTTATGTTGATGAAGAAAAACAAGAAATGGAGAAACTATCTTCTCGTTATGCATCGGCGATTGCCCATTCTAATAATCGAATGATGGTACAGATGGTCACCACCATGGCGGACTTTTCTCAAATCCCTTTATATGTCACGGATGAAGAAGGGCAGATCATTGCTAATGCAGGCGTCCCCGGAATAACCGTCGGATCTTCTATCTCTGAGGAAGATCTGGTAGCTTTATCCGGTGGAGAAACGATAACAAAAGAATATAAAGCGGGAGAAGGAGGAGAAAAGTTTTTGGTTTCCGGGCAGGCAATGGAGAGCGAGAACACCTTTATGGGCGGGGTATTTGTGCTGTCATCGGTGGAGAGTATCGATCAGTCTATTCAGCGGATTCGTCTCATGCTGACTCTTTCCGGGGTGGGGGTTTTTTTTCTCGCTCTTGGCTTAACCCTTGTGTTATCCCGAAAGTTATCTGACCCGCTCGTTCATATGGAAAGAGCTACAAGACATATAGCAAAAGGAGATTTAAAAACCCGCGTCCATGTCTCCACAAGAGATGAAACCGGTTCGCTCGCACAAGCTATCAATGATTTAGCTGTGGATTTGCAAAGATATCAGGATTCACGAAGGGAATTTTTTGCGAATGTTTCCCACGAACTAAGAACACCGATCACCTACCTGGGAGGATATGCTCGTATTGTAAATAAGGGCTTGTACGAAAGTGAAGAAGAAAAAGAGAAATACCTAGCGATCATGCAGAAAGAAGCAACAAGGCTGAAACGTATGATTGAGGATTTATTTGATCTTGCTAAAATGGAAGAAGGTAAAGTCGATCTGGAAATGGAAGCGATCGATATAAAAGAAGTGTTGGAAAACGTGGTGGAGCGCATGCAATTACGGGCAGAAGAAAAGGGAATAGATATGATTTCAACATTGGAAAATAATGTACCGTTTCTATACGGTGACGGAATGCGGATGGAACAAATCTTTTATAATCTGCTGGAGAATGCACTCCGCTATACGGAGGATGGGACTGTGACTGTCGACTTGAAATTGGAATGCCAGGAAAGAGTGTTGATTTCTATTGAAGATACGGGGATAGGAATCCCGGCGGAAGAGCAGCCTTATATTTTTGAACGATTTTACCGAGTGGAAAAATCGCGGGCCCGAAAATATGGTGGTACAGGGCTGGGCCTTGCGATCACCAAGGAACTCATAGAATTGCAGGGCGGAAGTATTGCTGTGTCAAGCCAAGAAGGTAAAGGAACCAGATTTGACATCCGGTTTCCGATAATACCAGATGAAAAGGAAGAACAAACATGA